One window of Stenotrophomonas indicatrix genomic DNA carries:
- a CDS encoding FAD-dependent oxidoreductase, with protein MSRKHAFQFLDLPRTMPQRIPVELRTSGDWGELYGKFGKEDAQYQAGRCLDCGNPYCSWKCPVHNAIPQWLQLVQENRIHEAATLCHSTNPLPEVCGRVCPQDRLCEGSCTLEEFGAVTIGAVEKYIVDTALATGWRPDMTAVQPTGHTVAVIGAGPAGLACADRLAHAGITAVVYDRYEQVGGLLQFGIPSFKLDKDVIRRRRDVLEGMGVQFRLGVEIGRDVSLQQLLDSHDAVFVGTGAYRYTDGGLDGQDLKGVLPALPFLVQNSRIVGGDDPQGRPIAGWEDQIALPDLNGKRVVVLGGGDTGMDCVRSAVRLGAAKVTCAYRRDEANMPGSAREVANAREEGVRFLFNRQPLSIEAGADDEVIGVTVIETRLGEPDANSRQNAVQIEGSESLLEADVVIIAFGFSPSVPSWLAEHGVEGQANGRILAGGKGKLPFQTAHPRLFAGGDAVRGADLVVTAVAEGRDAAASIARLLAH; from the coding sequence ATGAGCCGCAAGCACGCCTTCCAATTCCTCGATCTGCCCCGGACCATGCCGCAGCGCATCCCGGTTGAGCTGCGCACCTCCGGCGACTGGGGTGAGTTGTACGGAAAGTTCGGCAAGGAAGACGCGCAGTACCAGGCCGGCCGTTGCCTGGACTGCGGCAACCCGTACTGCAGCTGGAAGTGCCCGGTGCACAACGCCATTCCGCAATGGCTGCAGCTGGTGCAGGAAAACCGCATCCATGAAGCGGCCACGCTGTGCCACAGCACCAACCCGCTGCCGGAAGTGTGCGGCCGGGTGTGCCCGCAGGACCGTCTGTGCGAAGGCAGCTGCACGCTGGAGGAGTTTGGCGCGGTCACCATCGGCGCGGTGGAGAAATACATCGTCGACACTGCACTGGCCACCGGCTGGCGGCCGGACATGACGGCGGTGCAGCCCACCGGCCACACGGTGGCGGTGATCGGTGCCGGCCCGGCAGGCCTGGCCTGTGCCGACCGCCTGGCGCATGCCGGCATCACCGCGGTGGTCTACGACCGCTACGAGCAGGTCGGCGGCCTGCTGCAGTTCGGCATCCCCAGTTTCAAGCTGGACAAGGACGTGATCCGCCGCCGCCGCGACGTGCTCGAAGGCATGGGCGTGCAGTTCCGCCTCGGCGTGGAGATCGGCCGCGACGTCAGCCTGCAGCAGTTGCTGGACAGCCATGATGCAGTGTTCGTCGGTACCGGCGCGTATCGCTACACCGATGGTGGCCTCGACGGCCAGGACCTGAAGGGCGTGCTGCCCGCATTGCCGTTCCTGGTGCAGAACAGCCGCATCGTCGGCGGCGATGATCCGCAGGGCCGCCCGATCGCCGGCTGGGAAGACCAGATCGCCCTGCCCGACCTCAATGGCAAGCGCGTGGTGGTCCTCGGCGGTGGCGACACCGGCATGGACTGCGTGCGCAGCGCGGTGCGACTGGGTGCCGCCAAGGTCACCTGCGCCTACCGCCGCGACGAAGCCAACATGCCGGGCAGCGCGCGCGAAGTGGCCAATGCACGCGAGGAAGGCGTGCGCTTCCTGTTCAACCGCCAGCCGCTGTCGATCGAAGCCGGTGCCGATGACGAAGTGATCGGGGTTACCGTCATCGAGACGCGCTTGGGCGAGCCTGATGCCAACAGCCGCCAGAACGCGGTGCAGATCGAGGGCAGCGAGTCGCTGCTGGAAGCGGACGTGGTGATCATCGCGTTCGGCTTCTCGCCCAGCGTGCCATCGTGGCTGGCCGAGCACGGCGTGGAGGGCCAGGCCAATGGCCGCATCCTCGCCGGGGGCAAGGGCAAGCTGCCCTTCCAGACCGCCCATCCCCGCCTGTTCGCCGG